A stretch of the Aegilops tauschii subsp. strangulata cultivar AL8/78 chromosome 4, Aet v6.0, whole genome shotgun sequence genome encodes the following:
- the LOC109731588 gene encoding uncharacterized protein: MGNCQAADAAAVVIQHPASGRTELAYWSLPAGEVMAANPGHYVAAVITAPHTASEGGGAAPVKHLKLLRPDDTLLLGRVYRLVSFEEVLKEFATKRHVKLSRVMVKAKDEVAAPTKPAKPRRRRGSNGGGGADAGVVREESDRSLAKIMRQSVEEEKEATAGPTSGRVPKPGANDNNGVAASEPGLDDDDDDDCDLESLLPPGLALGRRLGPQWRPALQSIAEGRD; this comes from the exons ATGGGCAACTGCCAGGCGGCCgacgcggcggcggtggtgatCCAGCACCCGGCCAGCGGCCGCACGGAGCTGGCCTACTGGTCGCTCCCGGCCGGGGAGGTCATGGCCGCCAACCCGGGCCACTAcgtcgccgccgtcatcaccGCCCCGCACACCGCCTCCGAGGGCGGTGGCGCCGCTCCCGTGAAGCACCTCAAGCTGCTCCGCCCCGACGACACGCTCCTGCTCGGCCGCGTCTACCGCCTCGTCAGCTTCGAAG AGGTGCTGAAGGAGTTCGCGACGAAGCGGCACGTCAAGCTCAGCCGCGTCATGGTCAAGGCCAAGGACGAGGTGGCCGCGCCCACGAAGCCGGCCAAGCCCAGGCGCCGGCGTGGcagcaacggcggcggcggcgccgacgCCGGCGTCGTGCGCGAGGAATCCGACCGGTCGCTCGCAAAG ATCATGCGCCAGTCggtggaggaggagaaggaggccaCGGCTGGACCGACCTCCGGCCGCGTGCCGAAGCCAGGAGCAAACGACAACAATGGCGTCGCGGCGTCCGAGCCCGGcctcgacgacgacgacgacgacgactgCGACCTGGAGTCGCTGCTGCCTCCCGGCCTGGCCCTCGGCAGGCGGCTCGGCCCGCAGTGGCGGCCGGCCCTGCAGAGCATCGCGGAAGGGCGAGACTGA